A segment of the Streptomyces sp. P9-A2 genome:
GCCCCCGCCGGCACGCGCTGCCGGCCGGCGGGCGGCCGACGGCCGTGGGCCGCCGTCTCCAGATGCCTGCCGAAGCGTCCGTACGCCCCGAACGTCTCCCGCGCCGCCGTGGCACGGTACGCGCCGAAGCGGCCGTACACCGTCCGCTCCGAACGGGACGGTCCCGCCGCCCGCTCGCGCGGGCGCAATGCCACCGCCACCGCCACCGAGGCACTCACCGGCACCAGCGTCAGCAGGGTCAGGATCGCCGGGAACGGCAGCGGCCGGCCGGCGGCCAGGAAGTCGGTGCCGGAGCCGTCGAAGGACACGCCGGTGAGGTCGCCGCGCAGGTGGAGGAAGACGAGCAGCGCGATCACCGACCCCAGTGCGCAGGCCAGGGCCGTGGCCGCCACGGAGATCGCCGTCAGCCGGGCCGGACCGAGGCCGAGCGCCGAGAGTCCGGGCCGGGGCCTGGTCCCCGGGTCGGTCCGGGCCACCGCGACCGCGAAGTACACCGTGGCCGCAAGCGGGGCCGCGCACCAGGCCAGCCGGAGCAGCGAGGCGGACGGCGTGCTCGGGTGGCCGAGCGCGTGGCCGAGGGCGCACAGCAGCAGAAAGCCCGTGCCCGCCGAGGCCGCTGCGACCAGGAGGCGGCGCAGCTGGACGGTCGGACGGGCACCTCGGGTCAGACGGAGAGCGAGCACGCGGCCCGGCCCTCCGCCTCGGCGGTCCCGGGGACCGGGGGAAGATGTACGGTGCGCACCCGGCGCCCGTCGAGCAGCGACACCGTGCGGTCGGCGAGGGCCGCGGTGTCCGCGTCGGCGGTGGCGAGGAGCACCGTGATGCCGTGCGAACGGGCCGCCGTGGTCAGCGTGCGCAGCACGTGCCGCCGGTCTGCGCGGTGCAGCGGGGCGGTCGGCTCGTCGGCGAACAGTACCGAGGGAGCCGGGGCGAGGGCGCGGGCGATGCAGACCCGCTGGCGCTCCGCGTGCACCAGGTCCCCGGGGTGTTTGCGGGCCTTGTCGCCGATGTCGAGCCGCTCCAGCCACTCCAGGGCCGTCGCCCTGGCCGGGCGGCGGGCGATGCCGCGCAGCATCAGGGGGAGGGCGGTGTTCTCCCAGACGTTCAGCTCGGGGACGAGCACCGGCACCGGGTCGATCCAGCCGAAGCGCTCCCGGCGCAGCCGCTCGCGGGCGGCCGGCCTCATGGTGTGCACGGGCACGCTGTTGAACCAGACCTCGCCGCCCGCCACGGGCACCAGGCCGGACAGGCACCGCAGGAGGGTCGTCTTGCCGCTGCCCCGCGGGCCGCCGACGGCGAGGATCTCGCCCTCCCCGACGCCGAGCGAGACCCCGCTCAGCCCGGGTGAGCCGTCGTTGTGCCGGAAGTGCAGGGCGCGTGCCCAGAGCACGTCGTTGTCCGGTGGGGCCACCATGGCGTACACCTCGGTTCGGATCAGAAATGCCGTGCGAGATTCGTGACTCCCCCATGCGGGGGAACGAAAGCAGAGCCGATCGGTCACTGGGACGCTAGGGCCTGTCCGGCGGGTCATGCCGGAGCCGCGGGGGCCGGCACGCCCTCCCCCAAGCTCTTCGAACAGGGGTGGACCCCAGCGGCGTTGTCGTCACTCGCCGACTCCCTCACGCTCGGCTGCTCCCCCACTCTCGGCTGCGCTCGAGTGGGAGGGACCCACATACGCGGGAGGGACCCCCATCGCGTCGACTCCCTCCTCCGCCTTGCAGATGAACGCACCAGCCCTCGCTCGACCCAGTTGGACAGATGCCGCCAGTTGTCTCCGACTTGATCCGCCGGACAGACCCTAGGCAGCATGCGACGGGACACCGGACAGCACGCGGCCCCGGACCGCCGTTTCTCACTCGAACGGACGGCGCCGGGGCCGTAATTGATCATTCCAGCCGAAGATCACAACCGTGGCCCACGGCGCAGATCACAACCGTGGGCCGCGCCGGGGGATTACAGCGGAACACGCAACCGCGCGGCTGCCGCACGGCGGTGATCACTGTCGTCGGCGGCTCAGAGCCTCGTCCACGCCTCCTCCAGGGTGGCGCGCAGGATCTGCTCGATCTCGTCGAACGTCCCCTGGTCGGAGATCAGCGGCGGGGCGAGCTGGACGACCGGGTCGCCGCGGTCGTCGGCACGGCAGTACAGGCCGTTCTCGTACAGCTTCTTGGACAGGAAGCCGTACAGGACGCGCTCGGTCTCGGCGTCGTCGAAGGTCTCCTTGGTGTGCTTGTCCTTGACCAACTCGATGCCGTAGAAGAAGCCGTTGCCGCGGACGTCGCCGACGATCGGCAGGTCGTACAGCTTCTCCAGCGTGGAGCGGAAGGCGTCCTCGTGGTCCAGCACATGCCGGTTGAGGCCCTCGCGCTCGAACAGGTCGAGGTTGGCGACGCCCACCGCGGCCGAGACGGGGTGGCCGCCGAAGGTGTAGCCGTGCAGGAAGACGTTGTCACCCTGGTAGAACGGCTCGGCGAGGCGGTCGGAGACGATGCAGGCGCCGATGGGGGAGTAGCCGGATGTCATGCCCTTGGCGCAGGTGATCATGTCCGGGACGTAGTCGAACTTGTCGCAGGCGAACGTCGTGCCCAGGCGGCCGAAGGCGCAGATGACCTCGTCGGAGACGAGCAGGACGTCGTACTGATCGCAGATCTCGCGGACCCGCTGGAAGTAGCCGGGCGGCGGCGGGAAGCAGCCGCCGGCGTTCTGCACCGGCTCGAGGAAGACCGCGGCGACCGTGTCCGGGCCCTCGAAGAGGATCTGCTGCTCGATCTGGTCGGCGGCCCAGCGGCCGAACGCCTCGGGGTCGTCGCCGTGGATCGGGGCCCGGTAGATGTTGGTGTTCGGCACCTTGCGGGCGCCCGGCACCAGCGGCTCGAACGGGGCCTTCAGCGCCGGCAGGCCGGTGATCGACAGGGCCCCCTGAGGGGTGCCGTGATAGGCCACCGCGCGGGAGATGACCTTGTACTTGGTCGGCTTGCCGGTCAGCTTGAAGTACTGCTTGGCGAGCTTCCAGGCGGTCTCCACCGCCTCGCCGCCGCCGGTCGTGAAGAAGACCTTGTTCAGGTCGCCCGGCGCCTCGTGGGCCAGCCGCTCCGCCAGTTCCACGGCCTTGGGGTGGGCGTAGGACCACACGGGGAAGAAGGACAGTTCCTGCGCCTGCTTGAAGGCGGTCTCGGCGAGCTCGACCCTGCCGTGCCCCGCCTGGACGACGAACAGCCCGGCGAGACCGTCGAGGTACCGCTTGCCCCGGTCGTCGTAGATGTGGGTGCCCTCGCCGCGGACGATGGTGGGCACGGGGGAGTTCTCGTACGAGGACATGCGGGTGAAGTGCATCCACAGGTGGTCGTACGCGGCCCGGCTGAGGTCCTCGGGGCTGTCGGTGCTCACGATTATCGGGTCCCCCACATGTAGGTCTGCTTCTTGAGCCTGAGGTAGACGAAACTCTCGGTGGAGCGCACGCCGGGCACGGCCCGGATGCGTCGGTTGATGAGCTCCAGGAGGTGGTCGTCGTCCTCGCAGACGATCTCGACCATGAGGTCGAAGGAGCCCGCGGTCATCACCACGTACTCGCACTCGTCCATGGCGCTCAGCGCGTCGGCCACGGACTCCACGTCACCCTCGACATGGACGCCGACCATCGCCTGCCTGCGGAAGCCCACCGTGAGCGGGTCCGTGACGGCGACGATCTGCATCACGCCCTGGTCGAGCAGCTTCTGCACGCGCTGGCGCACGGCCGCCTCCGACAGGCCGACGGCCTTGCCGATGGCGGCGTAGGGCCTGCGGCCGTCCTCCTGGAGCTGCTCGATGATGGCGAGGGAGACGGCGTCCAGGTGGGGACCGCCGCCGTTCCTGGACTCGCGGGAGTCCTTGGGTTCTGCGCTTCGACTGGCCACACGGTCACTGTGCACGAGGTCTCGATCGTTCCGCAAGGCGCATTCGATGAAATCCGTTGTTGCGAGGGTTGATGTTTGCGGATTTCGCAGAGTTGGGGTGGTCGGGGGTGTTGAATGCGTCAGGGGTCCGTCTAGGGTGGGTGTCTCAGAGGTTGGACACCTCGGACACCCACGAGGAACACCGGGAGGCCTGCAGTGAGCACCGAGCTGCGACGTCTGCGCAACTACATCGGCGGCGCGTTCCGTGACGCCGCCGACGGACGGACCACCGAGGTGGTCAACCCCGTGACCGGCGAGGCGTACGCGACCGCGCCGCTGTCCGGACAGGCCGACGTGGACGCCGCGATGGCGGCCGCCGCCGAGGCCTTCCCCGGCTGGCGCGACGCCACGCCGGCCGAGCGGCAGAAGGCCCTGCTGAAGGTCGCGGACGCCATCGAGGAGCGTGCCGAGGAACTCATCGCGGCCGAGGTGGAGAACACGGGCAAGCCCATCGGGCTGACCCGCACCGAGGAGATCCCGCCGATGGTCGACCAGATCCGCTTCTTCGCGGGCGCGGCGCGGATGCTGGAGGGCCGCTCGGCCGGCGAGTACATGGAGGGTCTGACCTCCATCGTGCGCCGTGAGCCGGTCGGCGTCTGCGCCCAGGTCGCCCCCTGGAACTACCCGATGATGATGGCCGTGTGGAAGTTCGCCCCGGCGATCGCGGCGGGCAACACGGTCGTCCTCAAGCCCTCGGACACCACTCCGGCCTCCACGGTCCTGCTCGCCGAGATCCTCGGCTCGGTCCTGCCGACGGGCGTCTTCAACGTCGTCTGCGGCGACCGCGACACCGGCCGCATGATGGTCGAGCACGACACCCCGGCGATGGCGTCCATCACCGGTTCGGTACGGGCCGGCATGCAGGTCGCCGAGTCCGCGTCCAAGGACCTCAAGCGCGTCCACCTGGAGCTGGGCGGCAAGGCGCCGGTCGTAGTCTTCGAGGACACCGACATCGCCAAGGCCGTGGAGGGCATCTCCGTCGCGGGCTTCTTCAACGCCGGCCAGGACTGTACGGCCGCCACGCGTGTCCTCGTCCACGAGTCGATCCACGACGAGTTCGTCACTGCCCTCGCCAAGGCCGCCGCCGACACGAAGACGGGCGCCCCCGACGACGAGGACGTCCTCTTCGGCCCGCTCAACAACGCCCGTCAACTGGCCCAGGTGGAGGGCTTCGTCGACCGGCTCCCCGCGCACGCGCGCGTGGAGGCCGGCGGCAGGCGCGTCGGCGACAAGGGCTTCTTCTACGCGCCCACCGTGGTCTCGGGCCTGAAGCAGGACGACGAGATCGTCCAGAAGGAGGTCTTCGGCCCGGTCATCACCGTCCAGACCTTCACCGACGAGGACCAGGCCGTCGCGTACGCCAACGGCGTCGAGTACGCGCTGGCCTCCTCGGTGTGGACCAAGGACCACTCCCGCGCGATGCGCATGTCCAAGAAGCTCGACTTCGGCTGCGTGTGGATCAACACCCACATCCCGCTGGTCGCGGAGATGCCGCACGGCGGCTTCAAGAAGTCCGGCTACGGCAAGGACCTCAGCGCCTACGGCTTCGACGACTACACGCGCATCAAGCACGTGATGACGTCGCTCGACGCGTAAGGGCTCGCCGCCCGGCCCCGCCCGGGCGGCGGAGCCGCATGCCGGTTCAGCCCCGCGCCCCTTCCGGGCGCGGGGCTTCTCGAGGGTGCCGGCCGATGGCCGGTGAGGGGTGAGCACGCGAAGTGCGCGGAGGGCGGGGGGAGTTCACTCGACCCCAGTTTTTGAACACGTTCAACAAGGGCGTATGTTGTCGCCATGAGCGACAGAGCCGCCCTGCTCAAGGGCATTCGCGTCTGGTTGGTCCTCTTCGTCGTCTGCCTGGTGCTCAGTGGTGCCACGGCCTTCCCCCTGGTGCACGAACTGCGCTGGACCGAGGAGGTGCTCCGCTCCCTGGGGGCACCGGAGCACCTTCCCGCCCTCATGGAGTGGATCGAGCGGGTCCGGGACGGACTCGACGCCGCCGACGCCGAGTATCCGTTCCTTCTCTACGGCACCGACTGGCTGGCCTTCGCCCACCTCGTGATCGCCGTCGCCTTCTACGGCCCCTACCGCGACCCGGTCCGCAACATCTGGGTCGTCGAGTTCGGCATGATCGCCTGCGCCGGCGTCATTCCGCTCGCCCTCGTCTGCGGCCCGGTCCGCGGCATCCCCTTCTGGTGGAGCGTCATCGACATGGCGTTCGGGGTGTTCGGCGTGATCCCGCTGTACGCCGTACGCAAGAGGATCAAGCGGCTGGAAGCGCTCACCCCGTACGCCGCGCCGGCCCCCGTGTCCTCGGCGTGATCCGCCGGGCGGGCCCTTCCCGGTTCTACCGGGAGGCGCGCAGGGCGCACAGGACGTCGATGCGGTTGGTGGTGATCGAGTCGGCGCCCAGCGCCAGCAGGCGGCGCAGGGAGCGGCGGGTGTCCGGGGTCCACACGGAGAGCAGATAGCCGTCCGCGTGGACCCGGTCGGCGAGGGCCCGGTCGACCAGACTGAAGCGGTAGTTCAGCCAGCGCGGCCGGACCGCCTCCAGGAGACCGGCGCGCGGCGGGGCCGGCGACGTGTGGGTGAGGGCGATCTCGGCGGACGGGTCCGCCGCGCGCACGGCGAGCATGGCGGCGGCGCCCGCGCAGTAGCGGACACGGTCCCGGGCGCCGTGCTCCCGTACGGCGTCCACGATCCGGCGCACCGCGCGAGGGGCGGGATCGCCCGGCAGGTCCAGCATGACCCCGCTGCCCCCGGTCGCCGACAGCGCGTCCGCGAGCGTGGGCACACCGCCGTCGGTCAGGCCGCGTACCTCCTCCCAGGACAGCGACCGCAGCGGGCGGTCGTGCCCCCAGAGCCGCTTCAGCGTCTCGTCGTGCAGCAGGACCGGTACGCCGTCCCGGGTGAGGCGCACATCGAACTCGACCGCGTCCGCGCCCTTGTCGAGCGCGGAGCGCAGCGAGGCGAGCGTGTTCTCACGGACGTGGTACGGGTCGCCGCGGTGGGCCACGGCGGTCACGTTGCGCATGGCAGTCCTTCGCGGAGTCGGTTCACCTGTCGGTTCACGGGACGACCTGTCCACCGCGGCGGAGGACGGATTCACTACGGCGGAGGACGGATTCACCGCAGCGGCCGGGAGGTGAGCCAGGACGTGGTGTAGGCGTCGATCTCGGCCGCCAGCCGTGCCTTGGCCGGCTCGTCCAGGAACGACGCCTCCACCGCGTTCTTCGCCAGCGCACCCAGACCCCGCTCGTCGAGGTCCAACAGCCGCGCGGCGATCGCGTACTCGGTGTTGAGGTCGGTGCCGAACATCGGCGGGTCGTCGGAGTTGACGGTGACCAGCACACCGGCGCGGACGAACTCCTTGATCGGGTGCTCGTCCAGGTCGGCGACCGCGCGGGTGGCGATGTTGGAGGTGGGGCACACCTCCAGCGCGATGCGCCGTTCGGCGAGGTGCGCGAGCAGTTCGGGGTCCTGGGCGGCGCTGGTGCCGTGCCCGATCCGCTCCGCGCGCAGGTCGACCAGGGCGTCCCACACCGTCCCGGGGCCGGTGGTCTCACCGGCGTGCGGCACCGAGCGCAGGCCCGCGGCGATGGCCCGGTCGAAGTACGGCTTGAACTGTGGCCGGGGCACCCCGATCTCGGGTCCGCCCAGGCCGAAGGAGACCAGGCCCTCCGGGCGCAGCCGGTCGTCGGTGGCGAGCCGGGTGGTCTCCTCGGCGGCCTCCGGGCCGGCCTCGCCGGGAATGTCGAAGCACCAGCGGAGCACGGTCCCGAACTCCGACTCGGCCGCCTTGCGGGCGTCCTCGATCGCCTCCATGAACGCACGCTCGTCGATCCCGCGGCGGGTCGACGAGA
Coding sequences within it:
- a CDS encoding ABC transporter ATP-binding protein, with amino-acid sequence MVAPPDNDVLWARALHFRHNDGSPGLSGVSLGVGEGEILAVGGPRGSGKTTLLRCLSGLVPVAGGEVWFNSVPVHTMRPAARERLRRERFGWIDPVPVLVPELNVWENTALPLMLRGIARRPARATALEWLERLDIGDKARKHPGDLVHAERQRVCIARALAPAPSVLFADEPTAPLHRADRRHVLRTLTTAARSHGITVLLATADADTAALADRTVSLLDGRRVRTVHLPPVPGTAEAEGRAACSLSV
- a CDS encoding aspartate aminotransferase family protein, which gives rise to MSTDSPEDLSRAAYDHLWMHFTRMSSYENSPVPTIVRGEGTHIYDDRGKRYLDGLAGLFVVQAGHGRVELAETAFKQAQELSFFPVWSYAHPKAVELAERLAHEAPGDLNKVFFTTGGGEAVETAWKLAKQYFKLTGKPTKYKVISRAVAYHGTPQGALSITGLPALKAPFEPLVPGARKVPNTNIYRAPIHGDDPEAFGRWAADQIEQQILFEGPDTVAAVFLEPVQNAGGCFPPPPGYFQRVREICDQYDVLLVSDEVICAFGRLGTTFACDKFDYVPDMITCAKGMTSGYSPIGACIVSDRLAEPFYQGDNVFLHGYTFGGHPVSAAVGVANLDLFEREGLNRHVLDHEDAFRSTLEKLYDLPIVGDVRGNGFFYGIELVKDKHTKETFDDAETERVLYGFLSKKLYENGLYCRADDRGDPVVQLAPPLISDQGTFDEIEQILRATLEEAWTRL
- a CDS encoding Lrp/AsnC family transcriptional regulator translates to MHSDRVASRSAEPKDSRESRNGGGPHLDAVSLAIIEQLQEDGRRPYAAIGKAVGLSEAAVRQRVQKLLDQGVMQIVAVTDPLTVGFRRQAMVGVHVEGDVESVADALSAMDECEYVVMTAGSFDLMVEIVCEDDDHLLELINRRIRAVPGVRSTESFVYLRLKKQTYMWGTR
- a CDS encoding gamma-aminobutyraldehyde dehydrogenase; the protein is MSTELRRLRNYIGGAFRDAADGRTTEVVNPVTGEAYATAPLSGQADVDAAMAAAAEAFPGWRDATPAERQKALLKVADAIEERAEELIAAEVENTGKPIGLTRTEEIPPMVDQIRFFAGAARMLEGRSAGEYMEGLTSIVRREPVGVCAQVAPWNYPMMMAVWKFAPAIAAGNTVVLKPSDTTPASTVLLAEILGSVLPTGVFNVVCGDRDTGRMMVEHDTPAMASITGSVRAGMQVAESASKDLKRVHLELGGKAPVVVFEDTDIAKAVEGISVAGFFNAGQDCTAATRVLVHESIHDEFVTALAKAAADTKTGAPDDEDVLFGPLNNARQLAQVEGFVDRLPAHARVEAGGRRVGDKGFFYAPTVVSGLKQDDEIVQKEVFGPVITVQTFTDEDQAVAYANGVEYALASSVWTKDHSRAMRMSKKLDFGCVWINTHIPLVAEMPHGGFKKSGYGKDLSAYGFDDYTRIKHVMTSLDA
- a CDS encoding glycerophosphodiester phosphodiesterase — encoded protein: MRNVTAVAHRGDPYHVRENTLASLRSALDKGADAVEFDVRLTRDGVPVLLHDETLKRLWGHDRPLRSLSWEEVRGLTDGGVPTLADALSATGGSGVMLDLPGDPAPRAVRRIVDAVREHGARDRVRYCAGAAAMLAVRAADPSAEIALTHTSPAPPRAGLLEAVRPRWLNYRFSLVDRALADRVHADGYLLSVWTPDTRRSLRRLLALGADSITTNRIDVLCALRASR
- a CDS encoding adenosine deaminase translates to MTERLAASAEAGSGPHDFIAGLPKAELHVHHIGSASPRIVSELAARHPGSKVPADPEALADYFTFTDFAHFIDVYLSVVDLVRTPEDVRLLTYEVARELARQQVRYAELTITPFSSTRRGIDERAFMEAIEDARKAAESEFGTVLRWCFDIPGEAGPEAAEETTRLATDDRLRPEGLVSFGLGGPEIGVPRPQFKPYFDRAIAAGLRSVPHAGETTGPGTVWDALVDLRAERIGHGTSAAQDPELLAHLAERRIALEVCPTSNIATRAVADLDEHPIKEFVRAGVLVTVNSDDPPMFGTDLNTEYAIAARLLDLDERGLGALAKNAVEASFLDEPAKARLAAEIDAYTTSWLTSRPLR